In Alkalilimnicola sp. S0819, a single genomic region encodes these proteins:
- the dtd gene encoding D-aminoacyl-tRNA deacylase: protein MIALLQRVSEARVAVAGDTVAAIGPGLLVLIGVQRHDTPEQASRLLERLLGYRVFADERGRMNRSLREVGGELLLVPQFTLAADTTRGRRPSFTPAAPPAQGQELFEQLLALAREQLGEVGAGVFGADMQLSLCNDGPVTFWLEVSPP, encoded by the coding sequence GTGATTGCCCTGCTGCAGCGGGTGAGCGAGGCGCGGGTGGCGGTGGCCGGCGACACCGTTGCGGCCATAGGGCCGGGCCTGCTGGTTTTGATCGGGGTGCAGCGCCACGATACCCCCGAGCAGGCCTCACGGTTGCTTGAGCGCCTGTTGGGCTATAGGGTCTTCGCCGATGAGCGCGGCCGGATGAACCGCAGCTTGCGGGAGGTGGGCGGCGAGTTGCTGTTGGTGCCCCAGTTCACACTCGCCGCCGACACCACCCGCGGCCGGCGGCCCAGTTTTACGCCCGCCGCCCCGCCGGCGCAGGGCCAGGAGCTGTTCGAGCAGCTGCTGGCGCTCGCCCGCGAGCAGCTTGGCGAGGTGGGCGCCGGGGTCTTCGGCGCCGATATGCAGCTGAGCCTGTGCAACGACGGCCCCGTGACCTTCTGGCTGGAAGTCTCCCCGCCCTGA
- the rsmB gene encoding 16S rRNA (cytosine(967)-C(5))-methyltransferase RsmB, whose product MNPRLAAVRVLAQVLDQGRSLAEALPQVQRELPERDRALVQELCYGVLRRRDLLQAVLEQLLSKPLRAREREVQLLLLVGLHQILHMRTPPHAAVSATVEVTRVLGKKWAAGLANAVLRRALRERESLLAAVPAAARLSHPDWLQDALRDAWPKEAEGLMEANNLHPPMSLRVNTQRQSRDEYRRELDEAGIAAAPGPHAEEALLLEKPRGVESLPGFAEGRVSVQDQAAQLAAALLDVPAGARVLDACAAPGGKTCHLLERQPELAELVAVELDPLRMPRIQENLARLELHAKLVEGDAARPADWWDGRPFERILLDAPCSATGVIRRHPDIKWLRRADDIPRLAALQEKLLEALWPLLAEGGRLLYATCSVLPVENSEQIQRFLTRHPEARCEPLPGSWGREQACGRQILSGDEGMDGFYYACLSKRG is encoded by the coding sequence ATGAATCCGCGACTGGCGGCGGTACGCGTGCTTGCCCAGGTGCTCGATCAGGGCCGCTCCCTGGCCGAGGCTCTCCCGCAGGTGCAGCGCGAGCTGCCCGAGCGGGACCGCGCGCTGGTACAGGAGCTTTGCTACGGCGTGCTGCGCCGGCGGGACCTGCTGCAGGCGGTGCTGGAGCAATTGCTGAGCAAGCCCCTGCGTGCCAGGGAGCGCGAGGTGCAGCTCCTGCTGCTGGTCGGGCTTCACCAGATTCTGCACATGCGTACCCCGCCCCATGCCGCGGTCTCCGCCACGGTGGAGGTAACCCGGGTGCTGGGCAAGAAATGGGCCGCGGGCCTGGCCAATGCCGTGCTGCGCCGAGCGCTGCGCGAGCGCGAGTCGCTGCTGGCGGCGGTGCCGGCGGCAGCTCGTTTGTCACACCCCGACTGGTTGCAGGACGCCCTGCGCGATGCGTGGCCAAAAGAGGCCGAGGGGCTGATGGAGGCCAATAACCTCCACCCCCCCATGAGCCTGCGGGTCAATACGCAGCGCCAGAGCCGGGACGAGTATCGTCGCGAACTGGACGAGGCCGGCATCGCGGCCGCGCCCGGCCCCCATGCCGAGGAGGCGCTGCTGCTGGAAAAGCCCCGCGGGGTAGAGAGCCTGCCCGGTTTTGCCGAAGGGCGGGTCTCGGTGCAGGATCAGGCCGCCCAGCTGGCGGCCGCGTTGCTGGACGTGCCGGCCGGAGCGCGGGTGCTGGATGCCTGTGCCGCCCCCGGTGGCAAGACCTGTCACCTGCTGGAGCGCCAGCCCGAACTCGCCGAGCTCGTGGCCGTGGAGCTGGACCCGTTGCGGATGCCCCGCATACAGGAGAACCTGGCGCGGCTCGAATTGCATGCCAAGCTGGTGGAGGGGGATGCGGCCCGGCCTGCGGACTGGTGGGATGGCCGCCCCTTCGAGCGCATACTGCTGGATGCGCCCTGTTCGGCCACCGGCGTGATCCGCCGCCATCCGGATATCAAGTGGCTGCGTCGGGCCGATGACATCCCGCGGCTGGCGGCGCTGCAGGAGAAGTTGCTGGAGGCCCTGTGGCCCCTGCTCGCCGAGGGTGGCAGGCTGCTCTATGCCACCTGCTCGGTGTTGCCGGTGGAGAACAGCGAGCAGATTCAGCGGTTTCTGACGAGGCATCCGGAAGCCCGCTGCGAGCCCCTGCCGGGGAGCTGGGGGCGGGAGCAGGCCTGTGGGCGGCAGATCCTCAGCGGAGACGAGGGAATGGACGGTTTCTACTACGCGTGTCTGAGCAAGCGGGGCTGA
- a CDS encoding sensor histidine kinase: MAFRRLKRRTLEAWLRLGLSVLLLISLFLLSQASENSARFGALHPWLLVINALGMLVLLVLIGANIYRLVRQYRGGQTGSRLATRLMVMLVILAVVPVGVVYYFSMQFLRSGIDSWFNVRVEAALSDALSLSQASLDLRMRDLLRRVESGAAGLADVDDVMAPMALSDLRREFGASEITLLGNSGHIIASNSREATGILPNRPDEEILLGLRQGRNYVGLDPLESAGLHVRVLVNAPHRDASRPNRILHALFPMSPRINELAGSVERAYGEYGEMEVLRTPLKESFILTLSLVVLLTLLFAVWTAFYLVRRLVAPIRDLAEGTRAVAAGNYGTQLPPAGRDELGFLVGSFNDMSRRIAQVRETAKRSQAQVESQRAYLEAVLARLSSGVLALDFEGHLRTFNHAASEILGLPLGDSVGLQLELIAGRHPHFDGFAAMVQAHLARQDPEWREELTLDGPEAHRVLIASGARLPGGRGTGGYVIVFDDVTALIQAQRDAAWGEVARRLAHEIKNPLTPIQLSAERIRHKYLERMEGRDAEVLERATRTIVQQVDAMKAMVNAFSEYARPPRMELRALDLNRLIREVVELYGAEGGQPVFELDLAPALPPIAADAGRLRQLLHNLIKNALEACASESAATVAIQTRSDEGRHARQVELTLRDNGPGFAEDVMERLFDPYVTTKPRGTGLGLAIVKKIVEEHNGSIVARNLNPGARITARFPAAEAGAVAAQHA, encoded by the coding sequence ATGGCATTTCGACGGCTGAAGCGACGCACCCTGGAGGCTTGGCTGCGGCTGGGGCTGAGCGTGTTGCTGCTGATCTCGCTGTTCCTGCTCAGCCAGGCGAGCGAGAACTCGGCGCGCTTCGGTGCCCTGCATCCCTGGCTGTTGGTGATCAACGCCCTGGGCATGCTGGTGCTGCTGGTGCTGATCGGGGCGAATATCTACCGCCTGGTGCGCCAGTACCGGGGCGGGCAGACCGGCAGCCGTCTGGCCACCCGGCTGATGGTGATGCTGGTGATTCTCGCCGTGGTGCCGGTGGGCGTGGTGTATTACTTCTCCATGCAGTTTCTGCGCAGCGGCATCGACAGTTGGTTCAACGTGCGGGTGGAGGCGGCGCTGAGCGATGCGCTCAGCCTGTCCCAGGCGTCGCTGGACCTGCGCATGCGCGATTTGCTGCGGCGGGTGGAGAGCGGCGCGGCGGGCCTGGCTGATGTGGACGACGTCATGGCGCCCATGGCCCTGAGTGATCTGCGCCGGGAGTTCGGTGCGTCCGAAATCACCCTGCTGGGCAACAGCGGCCATATCATCGCCTCCAACAGTCGCGAGGCCACCGGCATACTGCCCAATCGGCCGGATGAGGAAATCCTCCTCGGCCTGCGCCAGGGGCGTAATTACGTAGGGCTGGACCCGCTGGAGAGCGCCGGTCTGCATGTGCGGGTGCTGGTGAACGCCCCTCACCGGGACGCTTCCCGACCCAATCGTATCCTCCACGCCTTGTTCCCCATGTCGCCGCGCATCAATGAGCTGGCCGGGAGCGTGGAGCGCGCCTATGGCGAGTACGGCGAGATGGAGGTGCTGCGCACCCCCCTGAAGGAAAGCTTCATTCTCACCCTCTCGCTGGTGGTGTTGCTCACCCTGTTGTTCGCCGTCTGGACCGCTTTCTACCTGGTGCGTCGACTGGTCGCGCCCATTCGTGATCTGGCCGAGGGCACCCGGGCGGTGGCGGCGGGCAATTACGGCACCCAACTGCCCCCGGCCGGGCGCGACGAACTGGGCTTTCTGGTGGGCTCCTTCAACGACATGAGTCGGCGCATCGCCCAAGTGCGCGAGACCGCCAAGCGCAGCCAGGCCCAGGTGGAAAGCCAGCGGGCCTACCTGGAAGCGGTGCTCGCGCGGCTGTCCTCCGGCGTGCTCGCGCTGGATTTCGAAGGCCATCTACGTACCTTCAATCATGCCGCCAGCGAGATTCTCGGCCTGCCGCTGGGCGATTCCGTGGGCCTGCAGCTGGAGTTGATCGCTGGCCGCCATCCCCATTTCGACGGCTTCGCCGCCATGGTGCAGGCGCACCTGGCCAGGCAGGACCCGGAGTGGCGCGAGGAGCTGACGCTGGACGGCCCGGAGGCCCACCGTGTGCTCATCGCCAGCGGCGCCCGCCTGCCCGGCGGCCGGGGCACGGGTGGGTACGTGATCGTGTTCGACGATGTCACCGCCCTGATCCAGGCCCAGCGGGATGCGGCCTGGGGTGAAGTGGCCCGGCGCCTGGCCCATGAGATCAAGAACCCGCTCACCCCCATCCAGTTGTCCGCCGAGCGCATACGCCATAAATACCTGGAACGGATGGAGGGGCGCGACGCCGAGGTGCTCGAGCGTGCCACTCGCACCATCGTCCAGCAGGTGGACGCCATGAAGGCCATGGTCAACGCCTTCTCCGAGTACGCCCGTCCGCCGCGCATGGAGCTGCGCGCGCTGGATCTCAACCGCCTGATCCGAGAGGTGGTGGAGCTCTATGGCGCCGAGGGCGGGCAGCCGGTGTTCGAGCTGGACCTGGCCCCGGCGCTGCCGCCCATCGCCGCCGACGCGGGTCGGCTGCGCCAGCTGCTGCACAACCTGATCAAGAATGCCCTGGAGGCCTGCGCCTCCGAGTCGGCCGCCACCGTGGCGATCCAGACCCGGTCCGATGAGGGGCGTCACGCCCGCCAGGTGGAGCTGACGTTGCGCGACAACGGCCCCGGTTTCGCCGAGGATGTGATGGAGCGTCTGTTCGACCCCTATGTGACCACCAAGCCCCGGGGCACGGGGCTGGGGCTCGCGATCGTCAAGAAGATCGTCGAGGAGCACAACGGCAGCATAGTGGCTCGCAACCTGAACCCGGGCGCCCGGATCACTGCCCGCTTCCCCGCCGCCGAGGCCGGCGCCGTGGCGGCGCAACACGCTTGA
- a CDS encoding DUF4390 domain-containing protein yields MSEQAGLMQGRGTSRRWLFAALLALWAVTAMAQAAEGVSVRRAVIEPREDGHYLSARIDYRLTPEVIEALDSGVTLSFQLRVQLEEPRRWWMDRELAALELRYSLRYHALSGRYVLVRLDTGESRSFATRGSALYVLGQVEGLRLLGPQALEPGERYTARLHAALDTAALPLPLRTLAVMSPAWRLGSEWYEWHFDG; encoded by the coding sequence GTGTCTGAGCAAGCGGGGCTGATGCAGGGGCGAGGCACAAGCCGGCGTTGGCTGTTCGCGGCCTTGCTGGCCCTGTGGGCGGTGACCGCCATGGCCCAGGCCGCGGAGGGTGTTTCCGTGCGCCGGGCGGTCATCGAGCCGCGCGAGGACGGGCATTACCTGAGCGCGCGCATCGACTATCGGCTTACCCCCGAAGTGATCGAGGCGCTGGATAGCGGCGTGACCCTGAGCTTCCAGCTGCGGGTGCAGCTGGAAGAGCCCCGCCGCTGGTGGATGGACCGGGAACTGGCGGCGCTGGAGCTGCGCTACAGCCTGCGTTACCACGCCCTGAGCGGGCGATACGTGCTTGTGCGTCTGGACACCGGCGAGAGTCGCAGTTTCGCGACTCGCGGCAGCGCGTTGTATGTCTTGGGCCAGGTGGAGGGCCTGCGCCTGTTGGGGCCGCAAGCACTCGAGCCCGGCGAGCGCTATACCGCGCGGCTACACGCGGCCCTGGACACCGCCGCCCTACCCCTGCCCCTGCGTACCCTGGCGGTGATGTCCCCGGCCTGGCGGCTTGGCAGTGAGTGGTACGAATGGCATTTCGACGGCTGA
- a CDS encoding TrkH family potassium uptake protein, with protein MHLDIVQRILGMLLMVFSFTMLPPALVALIAGDSALPAFLYAFALLLGVGTLMWYPVRRVRRDLRTRDGFLVVVLIWMVLGLAGAVPFAISEDPSMSVVDAVFEGLSGLTTTGATVIVGIDQLPRSILFYRQQLHWMGGMGIIVLAVAILPMLGVGGMQLYRAEMPGPVKDAKLTPRIAETAKALWYIYLWLTVACAVAYWLAGMSAFDAVAHAFSTVATGGFSTHDASIGYFDSVSIELITIVFMLISAVNYSLHFVAWRGNTLRNYWRDAEFRFFIQVTVAVLLLVTLGLWVHETFSGAEALRQAVFQVVSVVTSTGYTTASFYLWPSYLPVLLIFLSFMGGCASSTSGGMKQVRFLLLAKQGRREVLRLIHPQAQVLVKVGDRAVNERVIDSVWGFFATYVAAFAAIMLLLMALGVDQVTAFSAVAACINNLGPGLGEVGAHFGNLPTLAKWALAFAMLLGRLEIFTLLVILTPAFWRR; from the coding sequence ATGCATCTCGATATCGTCCAGCGCATCCTCGGCATGCTGCTCATGGTGTTCAGTTTCACCATGCTGCCGCCTGCCCTGGTGGCCCTGATCGCCGGGGACTCCGCCCTGCCCGCCTTCCTCTATGCCTTCGCCCTGCTGCTCGGGGTGGGCACCTTGATGTGGTACCCGGTGCGCCGGGTGCGTCGGGATCTGCGTACCCGGGACGGCTTCCTGGTGGTGGTGCTGATCTGGATGGTGCTGGGCCTGGCCGGCGCGGTGCCCTTCGCGATCTCGGAAGACCCGAGCATGTCCGTGGTGGACGCGGTGTTCGAGGGCTTGTCGGGGCTGACCACCACCGGGGCGACGGTGATCGTCGGCATCGACCAACTGCCCCGCTCTATCCTGTTCTACCGTCAACAGCTGCACTGGATGGGGGGCATGGGGATCATCGTGCTGGCGGTGGCCATCCTGCCCATGCTCGGCGTGGGTGGCATGCAGCTCTACCGAGCGGAAATGCCCGGGCCGGTGAAGGATGCCAAGCTCACCCCGCGCATCGCCGAGACCGCCAAGGCCTTGTGGTACATCTACCTGTGGCTGACCGTGGCCTGTGCCGTGGCCTACTGGCTGGCCGGCATGAGTGCCTTCGACGCGGTGGCCCATGCCTTCTCTACCGTGGCCACCGGCGGCTTCTCCACCCATGACGCGAGTATCGGTTACTTCGACAGCGTCTCCATCGAGCTCATCACCATCGTGTTCATGCTGATCTCGGCGGTGAATTACTCGCTGCACTTCGTTGCCTGGCGGGGCAATACGCTGCGCAACTACTGGCGCGACGCCGAGTTTCGCTTCTTCATACAGGTCACCGTTGCGGTGCTGCTGCTGGTGACCCTGGGGCTGTGGGTGCACGAGACCTTCAGCGGCGCGGAGGCGCTGCGTCAGGCGGTTTTTCAGGTGGTCTCGGTGGTCACCTCCACCGGCTACACCACCGCAAGCTTTTACCTGTGGCCGAGCTACCTGCCGGTGTTGCTGATCTTCCTGAGTTTCATGGGCGGCTGCGCCAGTTCCACCTCGGGCGGCATGAAGCAGGTGCGCTTTCTGCTGTTGGCCAAGCAGGGCCGGCGCGAGGTGCTGCGCCTGATCCACCCCCAGGCCCAGGTGCTGGTCAAGGTGGGCGACCGCGCGGTGAACGAGCGGGTGATCGATTCGGTGTGGGGCTTCTTCGCCACCTATGTGGCGGCCTTCGCCGCGATCATGCTGCTGCTGATGGCGCTGGGCGTGGACCAGGTGACCGCCTTCTCGGCGGTGGCCGCCTGCATCAACAACCTGGGGCCGGGTCTGGGCGAGGTGGGCGCGCACTTCGGCAACCTGCCCACGCTGGCGAAATGGGCGCTGGCCTTCGCCATGCTGCTGGGGCGGCTGGAGATCTTCACCTTGCTGGTGATCCTCACCCCCGCCTTCTGGCGTCGCTGA
- the hisB gene encoding imidazoleglycerol-phosphate dehydratase HisB, with protein sequence MTERKATIQRDTLETQVSVSLNLDGQGKAELDTGVPFLDHMLDQIARHGLIDLSIKAQGDLHIDAHHTVEDVGITFGQALLEALGDRKGIRRFGHAYCPLDESLSRVVVDFSGRPGLEDHVEYTRARIGDFDVDLFGEFFRGLVNHARMTLHIDNLRGRNAHHQAESVFKALGRALRMAAERDPRAPQAMPSTKGTL encoded by the coding sequence ATGACAGAACGTAAGGCCACTATTCAACGCGACACCCTGGAGACGCAGGTCAGCGTCAGCCTGAACCTGGATGGCCAGGGCAAGGCAGAGCTGGACACCGGCGTGCCCTTCCTCGACCACATGCTTGACCAGATCGCCCGCCACGGGCTGATCGATCTGAGCATCAAGGCCCAGGGGGATCTGCATATCGACGCCCACCACACGGTGGAAGACGTGGGTATCACCTTCGGCCAGGCGCTGCTCGAGGCGCTGGGCGATCGCAAGGGTATACGCCGTTTCGGCCATGCCTACTGCCCGCTGGATGAGTCGCTCAGCCGCGTGGTCGTGGATTTCTCCGGCCGCCCCGGGCTGGAAGACCATGTGGAGTACACCCGGGCGCGCATCGGTGATTTCGACGTGGACCTGTTCGGGGAGTTCTTCCGCGGGCTGGTGAACCACGCCCGCATGACCCTGCACATCGATAATCTGCGCGGGCGCAACGCGCACCATCAAGCCGAGTCCGTGTTCAAGGCTCTGGGCCGGGCGCTGCGCATGGCCGCCGAGCGCGACCCGCGCGCCCCCCAGGCCATGCCCTCCACCAAGGGGACCCTGTGA
- the trkA gene encoding Trk system potassium transporter TrkA → MKIIILGAGQVGSSVARNLASEANDITVVDLDSELLRDLQDRLDIRTVHGNATHPVILTRAGADDADMIIAVTNSDEANMVACQVVYTLFRTPTKIARVRAVEYLNHPQLFGPEALPIDVLISPEQLVTQYIKRLVEHPGALQVLDFADGKVRLVGVRAYYGGPLVGHELRTIKEHMPGIHTRVAAIFRRGVPIIPEGDTVIEAGDEVFFIAARKNIRAVMSELRRLEKPVKRIIIAGGGNIGKRLAQQLETRYQVKLIEHNVRRTRDIAEDLHKTIVLQGDAADQDLLIEENIENTDVFCALTNDDEANILSSMLAKRMGARTVMSLINRTAYVDLVQGSEDIDIAISPQQATIGTLLAHIRRGDVVNVHSLRGGKAEAIEAVAHGDRSSSRVVGRAVEEIRLPAGATIGAVVRGDKVLMAHHDTVIEAEDHLILFLTKKDKLSEVERLFQVGVTFI, encoded by the coding sequence ATGAAAATCATCATCCTGGGCGCGGGTCAGGTGGGCAGTTCGGTGGCCCGTAACCTGGCAAGCGAAGCCAACGATATCACCGTCGTCGACCTGGATTCCGAACTGTTGCGGGATCTGCAGGATCGGCTGGATATCCGCACGGTGCACGGCAACGCCACCCACCCGGTGATCCTTACCCGGGCCGGCGCGGACGATGCCGACATGATCATCGCGGTGACCAATTCCGACGAAGCGAACATGGTCGCCTGCCAGGTGGTCTATACCCTGTTCCGCACCCCCACCAAGATCGCCCGGGTGCGGGCGGTGGAATACCTCAACCACCCCCAGCTGTTCGGCCCCGAGGCCCTGCCCATCGACGTGCTGATCAGCCCCGAGCAACTGGTCACCCAGTACATCAAGCGGTTGGTCGAGCACCCGGGCGCGCTGCAGGTGCTGGACTTCGCCGATGGCAAGGTGCGGCTGGTGGGCGTGCGCGCCTATTACGGCGGGCCGCTGGTGGGCCATGAGCTGCGCACCATCAAGGAGCACATGCCGGGCATCCACACCCGGGTGGCGGCCATCTTCCGCCGCGGCGTGCCCATCATCCCCGAGGGCGACACGGTCATCGAAGCCGGCGACGAGGTGTTCTTCATCGCCGCGCGCAAGAACATTCGCGCGGTGATGAGCGAGTTGCGCCGCCTGGAGAAGCCGGTCAAGCGCATCATCATTGCCGGCGGCGGCAATATCGGCAAACGCTTGGCGCAACAGCTGGAAACTCGCTACCAGGTCAAGCTGATCGAGCACAATGTGCGCCGTACCCGGGATATCGCCGAAGATTTGCACAAAACCATCGTCTTGCAGGGGGATGCGGCGGACCAGGACCTGCTCATCGAGGAGAACATCGAGAACACCGACGTGTTCTGTGCCCTCACCAACGACGATGAAGCGAACATCCTCTCCTCCATGCTCGCCAAGCGCATGGGCGCGCGCACCGTCATGTCGCTGATCAACCGCACGGCCTACGTGGACCTGGTGCAGGGCAGCGAGGACATCGACATCGCCATTTCCCCGCAACAGGCCACCATCGGCACGCTGCTGGCGCATATTCGCCGCGGAGACGTGGTGAACGTGCATTCCCTGCGCGGTGGCAAGGCGGAAGCCATCGAGGCGGTGGCCCACGGCGATCGCTCCAGTTCCCGGGTGGTGGGGCGCGCGGTGGAGGAGATCCGCCTGCCCGCCGGGGCGACCATCGGCGCGGTGGTCCGCGGTGACAAGGTGCTCATGGCCCACCACGACACGGTGATCGAGGCCGAGGATCATCTGATCCTGTTCCTCACCAAGAAAGACAAGCTGAGCGAGGTGGAGCGCCTGTTCCAGGTGGGCGTGACCTTCATCTGA
- a CDS encoding lysophospholipid acyltransferase family protein, translated as MTVAALRTLLRLFSLLPLRWAHALGALLGALAGALPGRARATARANLRLCYPELETAKRERLRRASARELGKTVLELGAIWFWPMPRLEQYIEPGGGLEYVETAIARGKGLLVAVPHLGAWELMAPYWGRRLPLHTLYQPPRNPALEPLLVLARERAGGRVHPASPSGIKALSRALKAGEVVAILPDQKPDGRGEAAAFFGVPANTMTLLPRLAQRHPEAAVLLGYVERLPRGRGYRLHFMEAPEEVRDSDLSRAAAAMNLAVEQAVRRLPEQYQWTYKRFPRETYRQPPER; from the coding sequence ATGACCGTCGCCGCACTTCGAACCCTGCTTCGCCTGTTCTCGCTGCTGCCGCTGCGCTGGGCACACGCCCTGGGCGCGCTGCTCGGCGCCCTGGCCGGCGCACTTCCCGGCCGGGCGCGGGCCACGGCCCGCGCCAATCTGCGCCTGTGCTACCCGGAGCTGGAGACGGCGAAACGCGAGCGGCTGCGCCGCGCCAGCGCCCGGGAACTGGGCAAGACGGTGCTGGAGCTGGGAGCGATCTGGTTCTGGCCCATGCCGCGCCTGGAACAATACATCGAGCCCGGCGGGGGCCTGGAATATGTAGAGACGGCCATCGCTCGAGGCAAGGGGCTGCTGGTAGCGGTGCCCCATCTGGGAGCCTGGGAGCTGATGGCCCCCTACTGGGGTCGACGCCTGCCCCTGCACACCCTGTATCAGCCGCCCAGGAACCCGGCGCTGGAGCCGCTACTGGTGCTGGCCCGGGAGCGGGCCGGAGGGCGGGTGCATCCCGCAAGCCCCAGCGGGATCAAGGCGCTGTCCCGAGCGCTGAAGGCCGGCGAGGTGGTGGCAATCCTGCCGGACCAAAAACCCGACGGACGGGGCGAGGCGGCAGCGTTTTTCGGCGTGCCGGCCAACACCATGACCCTGCTCCCGAGGCTCGCCCAGCGCCACCCGGAGGCCGCCGTGCTGCTGGGATACGTGGAGCGACTGCCCCGGGGGCGCGGTTACCGGCTGCATTTCATGGAAGCGCCGGAAGAGGTGCGGGACAGCGATCTCAGCCGCGCCGCCGCCGCCATGAACCTGGCGGTGGAGCAGGCGGTACGCCGCTTGCCGGAGCAATACCAATGGACCTACAAACGCTTCCCGCGGGAGACCTACCGCCAGCCACCCGAGCGGTAG
- a CDS encoding sigma-54-dependent transcriptional regulator — protein MTPPRILVVDDERDIRELVQEILQDEGYEVEVAEDGAAARAARREHRHDLILLDIWMPDVDGVTLLKEWREDSALPCPVVMMSGHGTVETAVEATRLGAYDYIEKPLSLAKLLLTVERALEAAGRGRSAEEAAGESPAWLEPIGRSRVMLELREQARRLAEHDSWVLISGEAGTGKKSLARYMHALGPRRGGPFVEVAAGSLAGEEASRELFGSEAGGRVVYGRLEQADGGTLFIDEVADMDLPAQARLLSALQSRSFHRQGGSAEVRVDVRVVAATRLDLEEAVRQGRFREDLYYRLNVIPLRLPPLREHREDVPDLLTFWVNRLADQEKLAYRRFSVAAQNRLRNHGWPGNERELRNLVRRLLILGDGESIEVDEVEAALQHEEVAEVARDTALESALPLDLPLRDAREQFERIYLQHQLKRAGGNVSQLAKLTGMERTHLYRKLKSLGIDPKETV, from the coding sequence ATGACCCCCCCCCGCATACTGGTGGTAGACGATGAGCGGGATATCCGCGAGCTGGTGCAGGAAATTCTGCAGGACGAGGGTTACGAAGTGGAGGTGGCCGAGGATGGCGCCGCCGCCCGCGCCGCGCGCCGCGAGCACCGGCACGACCTGATCCTGCTCGATATCTGGATGCCGGACGTGGATGGCGTCACCCTGCTCAAGGAATGGCGCGAGGATTCGGCGCTGCCCTGCCCGGTGGTGATGATGTCCGGCCATGGCACGGTGGAGACCGCGGTGGAAGCCACCCGGCTGGGTGCCTACGACTACATCGAAAAGCCCCTGTCCCTGGCCAAGCTGCTGCTCACGGTGGAGCGGGCGCTGGAAGCGGCGGGTCGGGGGCGGTCGGCGGAGGAGGCGGCCGGGGAAAGCCCGGCCTGGCTGGAGCCCATAGGGCGCAGCCGGGTGATGCTGGAGCTGCGCGAGCAGGCGCGGCGCCTGGCCGAGCACGATTCCTGGGTCCTGATCAGCGGCGAGGCGGGCACCGGCAAGAAGAGCCTCGCCCGCTACATGCACGCGCTGGGGCCGCGCCGTGGCGGGCCCTTCGTGGAAGTGGCGGCCGGCAGCCTGGCCGGGGAAGAGGCCAGCAGGGAATTGTTCGGCAGCGAGGCCGGCGGCCGGGTGGTCTACGGCCGGCTGGAGCAGGCCGACGGGGGGACGCTGTTCATCGACGAAGTGGCCGATATGGATCTACCGGCCCAGGCTCGTTTGCTCAGTGCTCTCCAGAGCCGGAGCTTCCATCGCCAGGGTGGTAGCGCCGAGGTGCGGGTGGATGTGCGAGTCGTCGCCGCCACCCGCCTCGATCTGGAAGAGGCGGTGCGCCAGGGGCGTTTCCGTGAAGACCTCTATTACCGATTGAACGTGATTCCCCTGCGCCTGCCGCCCCTGCGCGAGCACCGGGAGGACGTGCCGGATCTGCTTACCTTCTGGGTCAATCGACTGGCCGACCAGGAGAAACTCGCTTATCGGCGTTTTTCGGTGGCGGCTCAGAACCGGCTGCGCAATCACGGCTGGCCGGGCAATGAGCGGGAGCTGCGTAATCTGGTGCGGCGGCTGCTGATTCTGGGCGACGGCGAGAGCATCGAGGTGGACGAGGTGGAGGCCGCGCTGCAGCACGAGGAAGTCGCGGAGGTCGCCCGGGACACGGCGCTGGAATCCGCGCTGCCGCTGGACTTGCCCCTGCGCGACGCCCGTGAGCAGTTCGAGCGCATCTACCTGCAGCATCAGTTGAAGCGCGCCGGGGGCAATGTCTCGCAACTGGCCAAGCTCACCGGCATGGAGCGCACGCACCTGTACCGCAAGCTCAAATCCCTGGGCATAGACCCGAAGGAGACGGTGTAG